DNA sequence from the Thauera sedimentorum genome:
TCGGCGGCTACGCCTTCGGCATGTATCTGATGCGCCAGATCGGTCGTGACGGCTCCTACGGCGCGGAGCTGCCGGACTTCATGGTTTTCCTCGACTGGAAGGAGCTGCCCTGGTACTGGAGCGGGTCGGATTCTTTCCTGTGGGCGCTGTTCCTGGTGGTGGCGCTGCCGGGCGTGCTGGCCTGGGTGTTCGGCTTCTTCGCCTTCCGCTCGCGCATCAAGGGGGTGTATTTCGCCATCATCACCCAGGCGCTCACCTACGCCGCGATGCTGCTGTTCTTCCGCAACGAGACCGGCTTTGGCGGCAACAACGGCTTTACCGACTTCAAGCGCATCCTCGGCTACGGCATCACCACGCCGGAGATGCGGGTGGTGCTGTTCGGGCTCTCCGCCGCGCTGCTGGTCGGCGTGCTGCTGCTCGGGCGCTACCTGGTGACTTCGCGCTTTGGCCGCGTGCTGGCGGCGATCCGCGACGCCGAGAGCCGGGTGATGTTCATCGGCTACAACCCGCTGCACTACAAGCTCTTCATCTGGACGCTCTCGGCGGTGCTGTGCGGGCTGGCCGGCGCGCTCTACGTGCCGCAGGTGGGCATCATCAACCCCTCCGAAATGAGCCCGGCCAACTCCATCGAGATCGCGGTGTGGGTGGCGGTGGGCGGGCGCGGCACGCTGGTGGGCGCGGTGCTCGGGGCCGGCATCGTCAATCTTGCCAAGAGCTGGTTCACCGTGTCCTTCCCGGAATACTGGCCCTTCTTCCTCGGCTTCCTGTTCATCGCGGTGACGCTCTTCCTGCCCAGGGGCGTGGTCGGGCTGTGGGAGCAGCTGCGCAGCCGGCGCGGCCCGCAGGCCGCCAGCGATCCGGCGCCGGAAGCCGCGCCTGCGCCCGTGTCCGCCGCGCAGGGGCCCCGGCCGCCGGATACGGTGGTCCCCGCGCAAGTTTCCGAATCCACCCGCGGAGCCACCGCATGAGCACCGTCATCGAGCGCGACGCCGCGCAACAGGCCAACCAGCGCGAGCAATGGGAGGGCGAAGCCACCACCGCCCACCTGGTGCGCCCGGGCGAGCTGGACCTCTCGCACAATGTCATCCTCTACCTGGACGACATCACGGTGAGCTTCGACGGCTTCCGGGCGCTCAACAAGCTCAGCCTGGCCATCGATGCCGGCGAGCTGCGCTGCATCATCGGCCCCAATGGCGCCGGCAAGACCACGATGATGGACGTCATCACCGGCAAGACCCGCCCGGACGAGGGCAAGGCCTTCTTCGGCCAGACCATAGACCTGACCCGCATGAGCGAGCCCGAGATCGCCCACGCCGGCATCGGGCGCAAGTTCCAGAAGCCCACGGTGTTCGAGCAGCACACGGTGTTCGAGAACCTGGAACTGGCGATGAAGGCCGACAAGCGCGTGCGCCGCAGCCTGTTCGCGCGCCTGTCCAGCGAGGAGGGCGACCGCATCGCCGCGGTGCTGGACCGCATCCGCCTGGCAGGCGAGTCCGACCGCGTCGCCGGGCTGCTCTCGCACGGCCAGAAGCAGTGGCTGGAGATCGGCATGCTGCTGATGCAGGAGCCCCGCCTGCTGCTGCTCGACGAACCGGTCGCCGGCATGACCGACGACGAGACCGAACGCACCGCGGAGCTCTTCGTCAGCCTCGCCGGCGAGCATTCGCTGGTGGTGGTCGAGCACGACATGGCCTTCGTCGAGGCGCTGGGCGGCACGGTCACCGTGCTGCATGAAGGCTCGGTGCTGGCCGAGGGCGATCTGGCCACGGTGCAGAACGACCCGCGGGTGATCGAGGTGTATCTGGGCCGCTGAGGCAAAACACCGACTGTAGGAGCGGCCTTGGCCGCGATGCGGCGGTCCCCGCACCAACGCACGAATCGCGGCCAAGGCCGCTCCTACCAACCCATCGCAGGTCCCCGGCAGTAGGAGCGGGCTTGCCCGCGATGCGGCGGTTCCGGTACCAACGCACCAATCGCGGCCAAGGCCGCTCCTACCAACCCATCGCAGGCCCCGGCGGTAGGAGCGGGCTTGCCCGCGATGCGGCGGTTCTTGTACCAACGCACGAATCGCGGCCAAGGCCCCCTACCAACCCATCGCAGGCCTCGGCTGTAGGAGCGGCCTTGGCCGCGATGCGGCGGTTCAGACCATGCCGCCGGCCTTGGTTACAATCGCGGCTTTCGTTCTCCCGGAAGTTGCGATGAGCTCACCGATCCCTGCCCAGCCGGGCGTTCTGGCGCCGATCCCGCCGCTGGCCCGTCACTTGTTCTTCAGCCTCGAATCGGTCGAGGCGCTGCCGCAGGCGCTCGACGCGCTCGCCACCCAGGTCGATGGCGGGCACTGCGTTGCCGGCCTTGGCATCTCGCTGCTGCAGGCGCTGGACGCGAAGGTGGACGGACTGAAGGCCTTCCCGGCGCTGAGCGGCGCGGGCGTGGATGTGCCGTCCACCCAGCACGCGCTGTGGTGCTGGCTGCGCGGTGACGACCGTGGCGAGCTGCTGCACCGCGGCCGGGCGCTGCAGGCCGCGCTGGCCCCGGCGCTGCGTCTGGTGCAGGCCACCGACGCCTTCCGCTACCGCAGCGGCCACGACCTGACCGGCTACGAGGACGGCACCGAGAACCCGGAAGGCGAGGAAGCAGTGGCCGCAGCCTGCGCCACCGACGCGCCGGACGGCCTGCGGGGCGGCAGCTTTGCCGCCATCCAGCACTGGTTGCACGACCTGGCCGGCTTCGAGACGCTGCCCGAGGCCGAGCAGGACGACATCGTCGGCCGCCGCAAGTCGGACAACGAGGAACTGGACGACGCTCCCGAGTCGGCTCACGTCAAGCGCACCGCGCAGGAGAGCTTCGAGCCGGAGGCCTTCGTGCTGCGCCGCTCCATGCCGTGGGCGGACGAGCAGGGCGCCGGGCTGGTGTTCCTCGCCTTCGGGCACTCGCTGGACGCTTTCGAGGCGCAGATGCGCCGCATGGCCGGGCTGGACGACGGCATCGTCGACGCGCTGTTCCGCTTCAGCCGCCCGCTGACCGGCGGCTACTACTGGTGCCCGCCACTGCGCGAGGGGCATCTCGACCTGCGCGCCGTACTGCGCTGAAAACGCGTGAATAAATCTACTGCGCGGGCCGATGGCGGCGTTGCACGGTGCTCGCTTCCTCGCCTATCCATCTGATATGTCTCGGTCGCTGTGCGCCGCGCGCCTTGCCACCGACCCGCTCGCTACGATTTCTTCACACGTTTTGAGCGCGTCGCGCCGGGTACGCAATCTGGCGTATTCCGGCGCCGGCGGGGCTTCCGTAGTCTGTTCGCCATGATGCCTGGCGGCCGCTGAGCGTGCCGCTGCGGCGAACAGACCGGGAACTCCGCCAACCATGCTGAAAGTCGACAACCTCAACCAGTACTACGGCGGCAGCCACATCCTGCGCAACCTGTCCTTCGAGGTGCCGGCGGGCAAGGTCACCACCCTGCTCGGGCGCAACGGCGTGGGCAAGACCACGCTGCTCAAGACCCTGATGGGGCTGGTGCCCGCGGCCAGCGGCAGCGTCAGCTTCGACGGCCGCGAGATCACCCGGGCGCCATCCTACGAGCGGGTGCGCGCCGGCATCGGCTACGTGCCGCAGGGGCGCGAGATCTTTCCGCGCCTGACGGTGGAAGAGAACCTGCTGATGGGCCTGGCCACCCGTCCGCGCGGCGCCGCGGTGCCGGAGCGCGTGTTCGGCATGTTCCCGGTGCTGAAGCAGATGATGGCGCGGCGCGGCGGCGACCTCTCCGGCGGCCAGCAGCAGCAGCTGGCCATCGGCCGCGCGCTGGCCTTCGGCCCGCGTCTGCTGATCCTCGACGAACCCACCGAGGGCATCCAGCCGTCCATCATCAAGGACATCGGCAACGCCATCCGCCAGCTGGCCGGGACCGGCGAGATGTCCATCCTGCTGGTCGAGCAGTACTACGACTTCGCTCGCGACCTGTCCGATCACTACCTGGTGATGGAGCGCGGCGAGATCATCATGCGCGGCGAGGGCGCGACGATGGACGCCGACGGCGTGCGCGAGGCGCTGGCGGTGTGAGCCGGACCGAGCACTGCTGCACGGATACGCAGTAATACCTGTTCGGCTTTCCCGGCGTACATCGTAAGATATAGCCCCTTCCAATTTGGGGTCATTGCGTCCGTGGGCGCCCCAGCCTTGCTTCTGCCGGCTGCATTGGCCCTGCGATCTTGCCGAACACACCGTGAACAAGCTCTGGAACACCATCACCGAGCACATCGTCGCGCCGACCCGGCTGACCGCCGACCAGCTGCTCGGCCTGCTCACGCCCATAGGCCGTTCGGTACATATGCGGCGTCATGCCGCTTCGGTCATCGTCGCCCGCGTGCAGCTCATCTCGGCGCTGTTCGCCCTGCTGGTGCCCCTGTGGGCGGTGGTGGACGTGCTGGTGTTCGACGGAATCACCGCGACCTGGCTGGTGCTGCTGCGCCTGGTTTCGGCGGGGGTGTTCGTCGCCCTGGCCTGGCCGCGCGAGGTGTCGGCGACCCGACCCTACACCCAGGCGGTGGTGATGCTGCTGATCATGCTGATGGTGCCGCCGCTGTTCTACCTGGTGTCGCTGCAGATCATCGATCCGGTGGGCCTCACCGACAGCCAGCGGCTGGTGGCGCAGCTCTACACCTTCATGCCCACCATCGTGCTCGGCGGGCTGGCCATCTTTCCGCTCACCGCGCTGGAAATCCTGCTGTTCTCGCTGCCGGTACTCGGCATCGCGCTCACCGGCATGACCAGCGGCGGCGCCGAACTGGCGCTCGACCAGCACGGCGCGGCGCTGTGGTTCATGCTGATGATGATGGGCGTGGCGATGTTCTCCGGCATGAGCCAGTCGCACTACATGGAAAGCCTGGTGTACAAGGCGATGACCGATCCGCTGACCGGCGCCTACACCCGGCGCTCCGGCACCGAGGCGCTGGAGCTGATGTTCCGCCTCTCGTCGATGTCGGGCAAGCCGCTGGCGGTGGCTTTCTTCGACCTCGACCATTTCAAGACCATCAACGACAACTACGGCCACGAGGCCGGCGACCACGCGCTGTGCACCCTGGTCGAACGCCTGCGCGGCACGCTGCGGCGCGGGGACGTGCTGGTGCGCTGGGGTGGCGAGGAGTTCATCGCGGTGCTGCCGGACATGCCGGCCGACCAGATGCCGGCCTTCCTGCAACGCCTGCGCGGTGCGGGCTTCGGCACCCGGCCGGACGGCACGCCGCTGACCGCGTCCATTGGCGTGGCCGAAAGCATGGCCGACGGCGTGATGGACTGGCCGGCCCTGGTGGAACTGGCCGATCAGCGCATGTACGCCGCCAAGCACGGCGGGCGCGACCGCGCGGTGCTGCCCGGCGAACTGACCGTGATGCTCGAAGGCGCCGCTACAGCGGCCACACCCACAGCAGCATCGGCAGGCTGACCGCCACCACCAGGATCTCCAGCGGCAGCCCCAGGCGCCAGTAATCGCCGAAGCGGAAGCCGCCCGGCCCCAGGATCAGGGTGTTGTTCTGGTGGCCGATCGGGGTCAGGAAGGCGCACGAGGCGCCGACCGCCACCGCCATCAGGAAGGGATCGGCGCTCACCCCCAGGCTGGCCGCGGTGCTCAGCGCGATCTGGCACATCACCGCCGCGGTGGCGGCGTTGTTCATCAGGTCCGACAAGGTCATGGTGACCACCAGCACCACCGCCAGGGCGATGACCGGCTGGCCGCGGGCCAGGTCCTGCATCAGTGCGCCGGCGATCAGGTCGGCCGCGCCGGTTGTCTCCATGGCGCCGGCCACCGGCAGCAGGGCCGCGAGCAGCACCACCACCGGCCAGTCCACCGAGGTATACACCGCGCGCAGCGGCACGGTGCGCAGCGCCATCGAAGCCAGCACACCGGCGGCCAGCGCGACATGCGCCGGCAGCAGGCCGAGCGCCGCGACGCCGATGGACAGCACCATGATCGCCGCCGCCCGCCAGGCCATGCCGTCCGCGGGCAGCCTCAGCGGACGCTGGGCCAGCGGCACGCAGCCGGTTTCGGCGGCGAAGTCGGCCACCGCGTCCGGGTGGCCCTGCATCAGCAACACATCGCCGGCCATGAGACGCTGATGACGCAGACGGGCCACGCTGCGCTGGCCCTGGCGCGACAGCGCCAGCAGGTTGATGCTGTAGCGCGTGCGCAGCTGCAGCTCTCGCGGGCTGCGCTGGATCAGCGAAGACTGCGGCAACACCGCCAGTTCGGTGAGCGCCACCTCGTCGCCGTTGGCAGGGCGGGCGTCCTTTTCGGTTTCGTCCTTGTCGCCTTCGTCTTCCTTGTCCGACGCCTTGTCCTTGGCGCGTCCGCCGTCCTCCTTGTCCTCGTCTTTGTCCTCGTCCGGCTTGCGCGCCTCGGCCAGCTCCAGCCCAGCGGCCGACAGCGCCGCGGACAGGGTGTCGGCCTCTGCCTCGATCATCAGGATGTCGCCCGCGCGCACCCGGCGGCGCGGGTTGGGCGCGTGGATGCGCAGCTCGTTGCGCACCATGCCGATGAGCTGCGCGTCGTCATTGCTGAACAGCGCCTCGATCTCGCCCAGCGTCATCCCCACCGCCTTGCCGTCCTCGGGTACGCGTGCTTCGGTGATGTAGGCGCCGGTCTCGAAGCTTTCGACGCCGGCCGCGCGCCGCGCCGGCACCAGGCGCCAGCCGAGCAGGGCGATGAAGGCCACGCCGCTGGCGGCCACCGCGAGGCCCACCGGGGTGAAGTCGAACACCCCGAAGCTGCCGGCGCCGCTGGCCTGGCGGAAACCGGCGACGATGAGGTTGGGCGGGGTGCCGACCATGGTGGTCATGCCGCCGAGGATGGAGCCGAAGGCCAGCGGCATCAGCACGCGGCCGGGCGGCAGGTCCAGCCGGCGGGCGATCTGCACCGCCACCGGCATCAGCAGCGCCAGGGCGCCGACGTTGTTCATGAAGCCGGACAGCACCGCCGCCAGTGCGGTGAGTGCGGCGATGCTGGTCATCGCCCCGGCCGAGGCGGGCAGCACCCGGCGGGTGAGGGCATCGACTGCCCCGGTGTGCTGCAGGGCGGCGCTGAGGATCAGCACGCAGGCCACGGTGACCACTGCCGGATGGCCGAAGCCGGCGAAGGCGTCCTGGTAGCTCACCAGGCCGCTCAGCACGCAGGCGAGCAGGGCGCCGACCGCCACCATGTCGTGCCGCCAGCGTCCGAACAGGAACATCGCCATGGTGGCGAGCAGCACGGCAAGTATGGTGGCCTGGTCTGCGCTCATCGGCATTCCATCTCCGCGGATGTGGCTGGCTGCGTCCCCGGCCGGCGGCTTTCCAGGCCGGCGGCGGCTGGGCTACCATCGAAAGCGTCGACACGCACGCGCGGAGGGCGCCATGTTCAAACGCATCCTGGTGGCAATGGATGATACCGAACCGGGCCGGCATGCGCTCGGCAAGGCCATCGAGCTGGCCGCGGTGACCGGCGCGCAGCTGCGCGTGCTGCATGTGCTGGATCTGGCCGACCTGGCGCGCGACGCCGAGTTCGTAAACTGGTCCGAGCAGTCGGCCGAGCGCATGAACGCCGGCCAGGCGCTGGTGGACGCCGCGGTGGCGCGCGCCCGCGAAGCCACGGTGGACGCCGACGGCGTGCTGCTGCCGGTGGAAACCAAGGAGCAGAAGGTGGACGAGACCGTGGTCGCCCAGGCCGCCGACTGGTCCGCCGACCTGATCGTGCTCGGCACCCACGGCCGCAGCGGCCTCAGCCGCCTGCTGCACGGCAGCGTGGCCGAAGCGGTGCTGCGCGCCGCGGGGCGGCCGGTGCTGCTGTTCCCCCCGGAAAAGGACGAATAGCTGCTGTAGGAGCGGCCTTGGCCGCGATTGCGGTCTGCGGGAGAACCAAGGGCGTATCGCGGCCAAGGCCGCTCCTACAGGGGGTTGCGGTGCATGCGATTGGCATTGAGAATGCCGCGCATGTACGCATCTTCACTCCCCCATGCGAAACGCTTGCGTCATGGCCGTGTTTCCGAGCCGGGACGTGTCTATCTGGTGACCACGGTCACCCGTCGCAGGCGGCCCGTATTCGCTGATCTGACCCTGGCGCGTCTGGCAATTGGTGAGCTACGCGCCTGCGATGCCGCGGGCGAGTGCGAAACCCTGGCTTTCGTGCTGATGCCCGATCACCTGCATTGGCTGCTGGCACTCCGCAGCGCGAACCTTTCCGCCCTCGTCAGGCGCTTCAAGTCCAGTAGCGCGCGCCGCATCAATGCGGCCGGCGTGCCGGGCGATTGCGCACTCTGGCAACCCGGCTTCCACGATCATGCGCTGCGACGGGAGGAAGACATGGCGCAGATCGCGCGTTACATCGTTGCCAACCCCTTGCGGGCGGGGCTGGCCGGGTCCGTGCGGGACTACCCCCACTGGGATGCCGTCTGGCTGCAGCCCCTGTAGGAGCGGCCTTGGCCGCGATTGCGGTCTGCGGGAGAACCACGGCCGTATCGCGGCCAAGGCCGCTCCTACAGGTCGAGGACTTCCGGTAGCGGCACCACCTGCCAGCCCGCCGCCTGCAGCGCGGCGCGCAGTTGACGGGCGCTGTCGACTGCGCCGGGGGTGTCGCCGTGCACGCAGATGCTGTCCATGCGGCAGGGCAGCGTGCGGCCGCCGACGGTGACGATGCCGCCCGCGTCCAGCATGCGCAGCACGTGGGCGGTGAGCGCGTCGTGGTCGTGGATGACTGCGCCGGGCTGGCCGCGTGGCACCAGGGTGCCGGCGTCGGTGTA
Encoded proteins:
- the urtC gene encoding urea ABC transporter permease subunit UrtC; translation: MRTPYTVRLFTSMPRAGWVALVLFALFAWVWMPIAHLALPPEHALHVSSYWVSLLGKILCYMVVAVAMDLIWGYAGILSLGHGLFFALGGYAFGMYLMRQIGRDGSYGAELPDFMVFLDWKELPWYWSGSDSFLWALFLVVALPGVLAWVFGFFAFRSRIKGVYFAIITQALTYAAMLLFFRNETGFGGNNGFTDFKRILGYGITTPEMRVVLFGLSAALLVGVLLLGRYLVTSRFGRVLAAIRDAESRVMFIGYNPLHYKLFIWTLSAVLCGLAGALYVPQVGIINPSEMSPANSIEIAVWVAVGGRGTLVGAVLGAGIVNLAKSWFTVSFPEYWPFFLGFLFIAVTLFLPRGVVGLWEQLRSRRGPQAASDPAPEAAPAPVSAAQGPRPPDTVVPAQVSESTRGATA
- the urtD gene encoding urea ABC transporter ATP-binding protein UrtD — its product is MSTVIERDAAQQANQREQWEGEATTAHLVRPGELDLSHNVILYLDDITVSFDGFRALNKLSLAIDAGELRCIIGPNGAGKTTMMDVITGKTRPDEGKAFFGQTIDLTRMSEPEIAHAGIGRKFQKPTVFEQHTVFENLELAMKADKRVRRSLFARLSSEEGDRIAAVLDRIRLAGESDRVAGLLSHGQKQWLEIGMLLMQEPRLLLLDEPVAGMTDDETERTAELFVSLAGEHSLVVVEHDMAFVEALGGTVTVLHEGSVLAEGDLATVQNDPRVIEVYLGR
- a CDS encoding Dyp-type peroxidase; the encoded protein is MSSPIPAQPGVLAPIPPLARHLFFSLESVEALPQALDALATQVDGGHCVAGLGISLLQALDAKVDGLKAFPALSGAGVDVPSTQHALWCWLRGDDRGELLHRGRALQAALAPALRLVQATDAFRYRSGHDLTGYEDGTENPEGEEAVAAACATDAPDGLRGGSFAAIQHWLHDLAGFETLPEAEQDDIVGRRKSDNEELDDAPESAHVKRTAQESFEPEAFVLRRSMPWADEQGAGLVFLAFGHSLDAFEAQMRRMAGLDDGIVDALFRFSRPLTGGYYWCPPLREGHLDLRAVLR
- the urtE gene encoding urea ABC transporter ATP-binding subunit UrtE → MLKVDNLNQYYGGSHILRNLSFEVPAGKVTTLLGRNGVGKTTLLKTLMGLVPAASGSVSFDGREITRAPSYERVRAGIGYVPQGREIFPRLTVEENLLMGLATRPRGAAVPERVFGMFPVLKQMMARRGGDLSGGQQQQLAIGRALAFGPRLLILDEPTEGIQPSIIKDIGNAIRQLAGTGEMSILLVEQYYDFARDLSDHYLVMERGEIIMRGEGATMDADGVREALAV
- a CDS encoding GGDEF domain-containing protein, with the protein product MNKLWNTITEHIVAPTRLTADQLLGLLTPIGRSVHMRRHAASVIVARVQLISALFALLVPLWAVVDVLVFDGITATWLVLLRLVSAGVFVALAWPREVSATRPYTQAVVMLLIMLMVPPLFYLVSLQIIDPVGLTDSQRLVAQLYTFMPTIVLGGLAIFPLTALEILLFSLPVLGIALTGMTSGGAELALDQHGAALWFMLMMMGVAMFSGMSQSHYMESLVYKAMTDPLTGAYTRRSGTEALELMFRLSSMSGKPLAVAFFDLDHFKTINDNYGHEAGDHALCTLVERLRGTLRRGDVLVRWGGEEFIAVLPDMPADQMPAFLQRLRGAGFGTRPDGTPLTASIGVAESMADGVMDWPALVELADQRMYAAKHGGRDRAVLPGELTVMLEGAATAATPTAASAG
- a CDS encoding SLC13 family permease, with amino-acid sequence MSADQATILAVLLATMAMFLFGRWRHDMVAVGALLACVLSGLVSYQDAFAGFGHPAVVTVACVLILSAALQHTGAVDALTRRVLPASAGAMTSIAALTALAAVLSGFMNNVGALALLMPVAVQIARRLDLPPGRVLMPLAFGSILGGMTTMVGTPPNLIVAGFRQASGAGSFGVFDFTPVGLAVAASGVAFIALLGWRLVPARRAAGVESFETGAYITEARVPEDGKAVGMTLGEIEALFSNDDAQLIGMVRNELRIHAPNPRRRVRAGDILMIEAEADTLSAALSAAGLELAEARKPDEDKDEDKEDGGRAKDKASDKEDEGDKDETEKDARPANGDEVALTELAVLPQSSLIQRSPRELQLRTRYSINLLALSRQGQRSVARLRHQRLMAGDVLLMQGHPDAVADFAAETGCVPLAQRPLRLPADGMAWRAAAIMVLSIGVAALGLLPAHVALAAGVLASMALRTVPLRAVYTSVDWPVVVLLAALLPVAGAMETTGAADLIAGALMQDLARGQPVIALAVVLVVTMTLSDLMNNAATAAVMCQIALSTAASLGVSADPFLMAVAVGASCAFLTPIGHQNNTLILGPGGFRFGDYWRLGLPLEILVVAVSLPMLLWVWPL
- a CDS encoding universal stress protein, whose translation is MFKRILVAMDDTEPGRHALGKAIELAAVTGAQLRVLHVLDLADLARDAEFVNWSEQSAERMNAGQALVDAAVARAREATVDADGVLLPVETKEQKVDETVVAQAADWSADLIVLGTHGRSGLSRLLHGSVAEAVLRAAGRPVLLFPPEKDE
- a CDS encoding REP-associated tyrosine transposase → MYASSLPHAKRLRHGRVSEPGRVYLVTTVTRRRRPVFADLTLARLAIGELRACDAAGECETLAFVLMPDHLHWLLALRSANLSALVRRFKSSSARRINAAGVPGDCALWQPGFHDHALRREEDMAQIARYIVANPLRAGLAGSVRDYPHWDAVWLQPL